A single genomic interval of Agarivorans aestuarii harbors:
- a CDS encoding alpha/beta hydrolase family protein encodes MSRSTIYRYGLLLLFVGVVFSCLDDSPRVNEKKISFPSGELKISGSLITPTNLPGPYPVVVLIHGDGAMPYDAYGYYKPIWTEFAKRGIATLSWDKPGVGGSSGNWLEYSMEERAEIVRNAISYLRTQNAVIDQQHIGLMGFSQAGWVLPKISNQQQQVDFAVFVGTAINWLRQGQYHRSISNGTGSNPEFYKTLPDSLLTQAVKQNLSFAAYQNAHQDMLTNDPNFNEGLFTDEARYGFIAKNWMNDASSELSQIDIPILAAFGQDDLNVDINDSIYHYRQAFAHNDPELLSIKPFSGASHGLLQSWFWNTQSPGIAHILMIEFFGKSMFADNSLDQIATWVERQVQH; translated from the coding sequence ATGAGCAGATCAACGATTTATCGCTATGGTTTGTTACTCCTCTTCGTTGGAGTGGTGTTTTCCTGCTTGGATGATTCACCTCGAGTTAATGAAAAGAAAATTAGTTTCCCCTCCGGTGAGCTTAAGATAAGTGGCTCACTAATTACTCCCACCAATCTTCCAGGCCCTTACCCAGTTGTTGTGCTAATACACGGCGACGGTGCGATGCCTTATGATGCCTATGGCTATTACAAACCGATATGGACCGAGTTTGCCAAACGAGGCATTGCTACTTTAAGTTGGGATAAACCCGGTGTTGGCGGTTCAAGTGGAAACTGGTTAGAGTATTCTATGGAAGAGCGAGCGGAGATTGTAAGAAATGCAATAAGCTACCTACGCACGCAAAATGCCGTTATCGACCAGCAACACATCGGTTTAATGGGCTTTAGTCAAGCTGGCTGGGTACTGCCTAAAATAAGCAATCAACAGCAACAAGTTGATTTCGCTGTGTTTGTAGGTACTGCGATTAACTGGTTGCGCCAAGGCCAATACCACCGCAGCATCAGTAATGGTACTGGCAGTAATCCAGAATTCTATAAAACGCTACCTGATTCCTTGCTCACTCAAGCAGTAAAACAAAACTTGTCTTTCGCAGCTTACCAAAACGCACACCAAGATATGCTCACAAACGATCCCAACTTTAATGAGGGCTTGTTTACTGATGAAGCTCGTTACGGTTTTATCGCAAAAAACTGGATGAATGACGCAAGCTCAGAGTTAAGCCAAATAGACATTCCTATTCTCGCAGCTTTTGGACAAGACGATCTTAATGTAGATATCAACGATAGCATTTACCATTATCGCCAAGCCTTCGCCCATAACGACCCGGAGCTGCTAAGTATTAAGCCGTTTTCTGGAGCCAGTCATGGGCTATTGCAATCCTGGTTTTGGAATACTCAAAGCCCTGGAATCGCGCATATCTTAATGATTGAGTTTTTTGGCAAAAGCATGTTTGCCGACAACTCGCTTGACCAAATTGCGACTTGGGTGGAGCGCCAAGTTCAACACTAA
- a CDS encoding CBS domain-containing protein, whose product MSTQISSFMETNVIGVALDDSVEKVCQVLDDNKLCCVPVFSPDGAIFGVISASDLVHFSTQRANPKLEHAWELCTHRVIEVAPDISIQQAAEIMSYEKIHHLIVTEGSACVGIISASDVLSAFLKTESI is encoded by the coding sequence ATGAGCACTCAAATTAGCAGCTTCATGGAAACCAATGTAATCGGAGTTGCGCTGGACGATTCGGTTGAAAAAGTATGCCAAGTATTAGATGACAACAAGCTTTGTTGTGTTCCAGTATTTAGCCCTGACGGGGCCATTTTTGGTGTAATTAGTGCAAGTGATTTAGTGCACTTTAGTACGCAGCGAGCTAATCCAAAGTTGGAACATGCTTGGGAATTGTGTACACATCGGGTGATAGAGGTTGCGCCTGATATTAGTATTCAGCAAGCCGCAGAAATTATGAGTTATGAAAAAATCCATCACCTTATTGTTACCGAAGGTTCGGCCTGTGTTGGCATTATCTCTGCCTCTGATGTATTAAGTGCTTTCTTAAAAACAGAGTCTATCTAG
- a CDS encoding glutathionylspermidine synthase family protein — protein MLRVPIKERLNWQQQAKEYGFNYHTMYGDKYWDESAYYQFSLEQIENGIEAPTEEIHQMCLEVVDKVVRDEQLMRRFCIPEKHWDFVRQSWLNGEPCLYSRLDFCYDGKGDAKLYENNADTPTSVYESGFWQWLWLKDNVDQGVLSPASDQFNSLQEKLVNRFSDLQYLTPGRELHFACCKDTDEDRGTVQYMEDCAIAAGLDTKFVFVEDIGIDAEKRFTNLNDEVITWMFKLYPWEFMFDEEFGDSLGKQNIRWLEPAWKSIISNKALLPMLWKMFPNHPNLLPSFFEDQLSQANFSAGIVKKPIFSREGANISILRGEEKIANTHGPYGEEGYIYQALHELPRYGDNFTLIGSWLVDDQAAGISIREDSSLVTQDMSRYLPHIIL, from the coding sequence GTGTTACGAGTACCGATAAAAGAACGACTAAACTGGCAGCAGCAAGCCAAAGAATATGGTTTTAACTACCACACCATGTACGGCGACAAGTACTGGGACGAGTCGGCCTATTATCAGTTTTCTCTAGAGCAAATTGAAAACGGCATAGAAGCTCCTACCGAAGAGATACATCAAATGTGTCTTGAAGTAGTGGACAAAGTAGTGCGTGACGAACAGTTAATGCGCCGTTTTTGTATTCCAGAAAAACACTGGGATTTTGTTCGTCAGTCTTGGTTGAACGGCGAGCCTTGTCTGTACTCGCGTTTAGACTTTTGTTACGACGGCAAAGGTGACGCTAAGTTATACGAAAATAATGCTGACACGCCTACATCGGTATACGAAAGTGGTTTTTGGCAATGGTTGTGGCTAAAAGACAACGTTGACCAAGGCGTATTAAGTCCAGCCAGTGATCAGTTTAATAGCCTGCAAGAAAAGCTGGTAAATCGCTTTAGCGATTTACAGTACTTGACCCCAGGTAGGGAGTTGCACTTTGCTTGTTGTAAAGATACCGATGAGGATCGCGGCACCGTGCAATACATGGAGGATTGTGCGATAGCGGCGGGCTTAGATACCAAATTTGTGTTTGTCGAAGATATCGGTATCGACGCCGAGAAACGCTTTACCAACCTAAACGATGAAGTCATCACTTGGATGTTTAAACTCTATCCGTGGGAGTTTATGTTTGATGAAGAGTTTGGTGACAGCTTAGGTAAGCAAAATATACGTTGGTTAGAGCCTGCCTGGAAAAGCATTATTTCTAATAAGGCTTTATTGCCAATGTTGTGGAAAATGTTTCCTAACCATCCTAACTTGCTGCCGTCATTTTTCGAAGACCAACTTTCGCAAGCCAACTTTAGTGCAGGAATTGTTAAGAAGCCTATCTTCTCCCGTGAGGGTGCCAATATTTCAATACTGCGCGGCGAAGAAAAAATAGCCAATACTCATGGCCCTTATGGTGAAGAAGGCTACATATACCAAGCCCTGCATGAGCTACCACGCTATGGCGATAACTTTACCCTAATCGGCAGTTGGCTGGTGGACGACCAAGCAGCAGGCATCTCTATTCGTGAAGATAGTAGTTTGGTAACCCAAGATATGAGCCGCTACCTACCACATATTATTTTGTAG
- a CDS encoding exodeoxyribonuclease III, whose protein sequence is MRLVSWNVNGIRAVMKKDFMASLESMQTDILCLQETKAQDDQVVEALNELEGYHIYSNSAVKKGYSGTAILSKQQPINVEYDMGIEEHDQEGRVIAAEYEQFILVTVYTPNSGSELKRLEYRQQWDADFLAYLKALEERKPVLVCGDLNVAHKDIDLARPKPNYNKSAGYMQAEIDGIDNLTAAGFVDTFRLKKQDEVKYSWWSYRAGARGRNIGWRIDYFLVSEVFAAQVSDADILNDVMGSDHCPVQVDVAV, encoded by the coding sequence ATGCGTTTAGTATCGTGGAACGTAAATGGCATTAGAGCTGTGATGAAAAAAGACTTCATGGCGTCGTTGGAATCAATGCAAACTGATATCTTGTGTCTACAAGAAACCAAAGCACAAGACGATCAGGTGGTAGAGGCCTTAAATGAACTTGAGGGCTACCATATTTACAGCAACTCTGCGGTAAAAAAAGGCTACTCAGGCACTGCCATTTTAAGCAAGCAACAGCCAATAAATGTTGAATATGACATGGGCATTGAAGAGCACGACCAAGAAGGTCGGGTGATTGCTGCAGAATACGAGCAATTCATCTTGGTAACGGTATATACCCCTAACTCAGGCAGTGAACTAAAACGCCTAGAATACCGTCAACAGTGGGACGCCGACTTCTTAGCGTATCTAAAAGCTTTAGAAGAGCGTAAACCGGTATTAGTTTGTGGTGATTTAAACGTTGCTCACAAAGACATCGACTTAGCCCGTCCAAAACCTAACTACAACAAAAGCGCTGGCTATATGCAGGCAGAAATTGACGGCATTGATAATTTAACCGCTGCTGGTTTTGTTGATACCTTCCGCTTAAAGAAACAGGATGAGGTTAAATACAGCTGGTGGAGTTACCGAGCTGGCGCACGTGGCCGAAACATTGGCTGGAGAATTGATTACTTCTTGGTGAGTGAAGTCTTTGCTGCTCAAGTTAGTGATGCTGACATTTTGAATGATGTTATGGGCTCTGATCATTGCCCTGTGCAAGTGGATGTCGCGGTTTAA
- a CDS encoding DUF3892 domain-containing protein: MAKNINGNKDGTNGENQSYTIRGRGVVSRSKLVQEINAGRHPDFHVIDVNGQKFARANRDCSTNNNIDK, encoded by the coding sequence ATGGCTAAGAACATTAATGGTAACAAAGATGGCACTAATGGTGAAAACCAATCCTATACAATTCGTGGCCGCGGAGTAGTCTCTCGCTCTAAGCTAGTACAAGAAATCAATGCTGGGCGACATCCCGATTTCCATGTGATCGATGTAAATGGACAAAAATTCGCTAGAGCAAACAGAGACTGCAGCACTAATAACAATATAGACAAGTAG
- a CDS encoding lipase family protein, producing the protein MKKPIPEAKNYDIVPPDMNYLYFEGANQYPFQPNNTEFSEVNAWWLAECSLLAYCHPGFARMAFKLAGFEQFTFFEGTGTECMAAGNQEALIIAFRGTELKSLSALYELKTDLDSMPVAFAEGGKVHQGFAKALDEVWSGEQGLQQFIEQQIVDFPDRPIWLTGHSLGGALASLCFAKVPQAMGLYIYGSPRVGNQQFIEQINHRPIWRVEHAKDPIPMLPPNLPAISFGFEDVGELVYIHSNQQIDYQRPEKSPTEYKALIVNTFKAQEQRRKSLSVDLTEINQHLLESFKEWRDNLKQWQADSKISFTDHMPIYYCVKLWNNLPE; encoded by the coding sequence ATGAAGAAGCCAATCCCCGAAGCCAAAAACTACGACATTGTTCCGCCCGATATGAATTACCTTTATTTTGAAGGCGCTAATCAATATCCGTTTCAGCCCAACAATACCGAGTTCTCAGAGGTAAATGCTTGGTGGTTGGCCGAATGTTCACTGCTTGCTTATTGTCACCCTGGTTTTGCTCGTATGGCTTTTAAACTAGCTGGTTTTGAGCAGTTTACTTTTTTTGAGGGCACCGGCACCGAATGCATGGCAGCCGGTAATCAAGAAGCCTTAATTATTGCCTTTCGCGGCACAGAGCTTAAATCTTTGTCTGCCTTATACGAGTTAAAAACAGATTTAGACAGCATGCCTGTAGCTTTTGCAGAAGGTGGAAAAGTACATCAAGGCTTTGCCAAAGCGCTCGACGAAGTTTGGAGTGGCGAGCAAGGCTTACAGCAGTTTATTGAGCAGCAGATAGTAGACTTCCCAGACCGCCCCATTTGGCTTACCGGCCATAGCTTGGGTGGTGCTTTAGCAAGCTTATGTTTTGCTAAAGTGCCACAAGCAATGGGTTTATATATTTATGGTTCTCCCAGAGTCGGTAATCAACAATTTATCGAGCAGATTAATCACCGGCCTATTTGGCGAGTAGAACACGCTAAAGATCCTATCCCGATGTTACCGCCTAATTTGCCCGCGATAAGCTTTGGTTTTGAGGATGTTGGCGAGCTGGTTTACATTCACAGCAATCAGCAAATAGATTACCAACGACCGGAAAAGAGCCCTACCGAGTACAAAGCGCTTATTGTTAATACTTTTAAAGCTCAAGAACAACGGCGTAAGAGCTTGAGTGTTGATCTTACCGAGATAAACCAGCACTTACTTGAGTCATTCAAAGAATGGCGAGATAACCTTAAACAGTGGCAAGCCGACAGTAAAATTAGTTTTACCGATCACATGCCCATCTATTACTGCGTAAAGCTTTGGAATAACTTACCAGAGTAA